A genomic region of Tsukamurella pulmonis contains the following coding sequences:
- the atpD gene encoding F0F1 ATP synthase subunit beta yields MTTATQPASAGTAAATGRVTRVIGPVVDIEFPRGAVPDLFNALHAEIALPSVAKTLTLEVAQHLGDNLVRAISMQPTDGLVRGTDVTDSGFPIRVPVGDVVKGHVFNALGDCLDTPGLGRDGEQWGIHRKPPAFDQLEGKTEILETGIKVIDLLTPYVKGGKIGLFGGAGVGKTVLIQEMITRIAREFSGTSVFAGVGERTREGTDLHLEMEEMGVLQDTALVFGQMDEPPGTRMRVALSALTMAEYFRDVQHQDVLLFIDNIFRFTQAGSEVSTLLGRMPSAVGYQPTLADEMGELQERITSTKGRSITSLQAIYVPADDYTDPAPATTFAHLDATTELSRPISQLGIYPAVDPLTSTSRILEASIVGDDHFRVANEVKRILQKYKELQDIIAILGMDELSEEDKVTVQRARRLQKFLGQNFIVAEKFTGEKGSVVPLADTIEAFDRVCKGEFDHLPEQAFNSCGGLDDVEAAAKKIAGK; encoded by the coding sequence ACAGCTACCCAGCCCGCGTCGGCGGGCACCGCTGCGGCCACCGGTCGCGTGACGCGGGTCATCGGCCCGGTCGTCGACATCGAGTTCCCGCGCGGCGCCGTTCCCGACCTGTTCAACGCCCTGCACGCGGAGATCGCCCTCCCGTCCGTGGCCAAGACGCTGACCCTCGAGGTCGCGCAGCACCTCGGCGACAACCTGGTGCGCGCCATCTCGATGCAGCCGACCGACGGCCTCGTCCGCGGCACCGACGTGACCGACTCGGGCTTCCCGATCCGCGTCCCCGTCGGCGACGTCGTCAAGGGCCACGTCTTCAACGCCCTGGGCGACTGCCTGGACACCCCCGGACTCGGCCGTGACGGCGAGCAGTGGGGCATCCACCGCAAGCCCCCGGCCTTCGATCAGCTCGAGGGCAAGACCGAGATCCTCGAGACCGGCATCAAGGTCATCGACCTGCTGACCCCGTACGTCAAGGGCGGCAAGATCGGTCTGTTCGGTGGTGCCGGTGTCGGCAAGACCGTTCTGATCCAGGAGATGATCACCCGTATCGCGCGCGAGTTCTCGGGCACCTCGGTGTTCGCGGGCGTCGGCGAGCGTACCCGTGAGGGCACCGACCTCCACCTCGAGATGGAGGAGATGGGCGTGCTCCAGGACACCGCGTTGGTGTTCGGTCAGATGGACGAGCCGCCGGGGACGCGTATGCGCGTCGCCCTCTCGGCCCTGACCATGGCCGAGTACTTCCGCGATGTCCAGCACCAGGACGTGCTGCTGTTCATCGACAACATCTTCCGCTTCACGCAGGCGGGTTCCGAGGTCTCGACCCTGCTGGGTCGTATGCCCTCCGCCGTGGGTTACCAGCCCACCCTGGCCGACGAGATGGGCGAGCTCCAGGAGCGCATCACCTCGACCAAGGGCCGGTCGATCACCTCGCTGCAGGCCATCTACGTGCCCGCCGACGACTACACCGACCCGGCGCCGGCGACGACCTTCGCGCACCTCGATGCGACCACCGAGCTCTCGCGTCCGATCTCGCAGCTGGGTATCTACCCCGCCGTGGACCCGCTGACGTCGACCTCGCGCATCCTCGAGGCGTCGATCGTGGGCGACGACCACTTCCGCGTCGCCAACGAGGTCAAGCGCATCCTGCAGAAGTACAAGGAGCTGCAGGACATCATCGCCATCCTCGGTATGGATGAGCTCTCCGAGGAGGACAAGGTCACGGTGCAGCGCGCTCGCCGTCTCCAGAAGTTCCTCGGCCAGAACTTCATCGTCGCCGAGAAGTTCACGGGCGAGAAGGGCTCGGTCGTGCCGCTGGCCGACACCATCGAGGCCTTCGACCGCGTGTGCAAGGGCGAGTTCGATCACCTGCCCGAGCAGGCGTTCAACAGCTGTGGTGGTCTCGACGACGTCGAGGCGGCCGCCAAGAAGATCGCCGGGAAGTAG
- a CDS encoding F0F1 ATP synthase subunit epsilon, translated as MADTAFQVEVVSVEERLWSGEATFVIAQTTEGELGVLAHHEPLFGQLTTGGAVAIDTVGGERLAAAIRGGFLSVTGEKVTVLADGAEWASTLEEAEVRRALEAAADGSDEEAVAHGQLRAIEFLAGK; from the coding sequence GTGGCTGACACGGCGTTTCAGGTAGAGGTCGTCTCCGTCGAGGAGCGGCTGTGGTCGGGCGAGGCGACGTTCGTCATCGCTCAGACCACGGAGGGTGAGCTGGGTGTCCTGGCTCATCACGAGCCGCTGTTCGGCCAGCTCACCACCGGTGGCGCCGTCGCCATCGACACGGTGGGCGGCGAGCGACTGGCCGCAGCGATCCGCGGCGGCTTCCTCTCGGTGACCGGCGAGAAGGTCACCGTGCTGGCGGACGGGGCGGAGTGGGCCTCGACGCTGGAGGAGGCCGAGGTCCGGCGCGCCCTCGAGGCGGCGGCGGACGGCTCCGACGAGGAGGCGGTCGCGCACGGACAACTGCGCGCGATCGAGTTCCTCGCGGGCAAGTAG
- a CDS encoding DUF2550 domain-containing protein — translation MGVAVFVVAVAVLILLAIGAVVVLRLYSLRVAGVPIILRYLPAQGEQGWRHGTLRYDDHELKYYRLTSVRLGPSWTLPRSGTEIVGRRAPHGTELDVIDPDMVIVHAVTPGGETELAFARDGLTAFQSWLESRPSPRRQRP, via the coding sequence ATGGGCGTAGCGGTCTTCGTCGTGGCGGTCGCCGTCCTCATCCTGCTCGCGATCGGCGCGGTCGTCGTCCTGCGCCTGTACAGCCTGCGCGTGGCCGGCGTCCCGATCATCCTGCGGTACCTGCCGGCGCAGGGGGAGCAGGGCTGGCGGCACGGCACGCTCCGCTACGACGACCACGAACTCAAGTACTACCGGCTCACCAGCGTGCGGCTCGGGCCCAGCTGGACGCTGCCGCGCAGCGGCACGGAGATCGTCGGCCGGCGCGCGCCGCACGGCACCGAGCTCGACGTGATCGATCCCGACATGGTCATCGTGCACGCGGTCACCCCGGGCGGGGAGACCGAGCTCGCCTTCGCCCGCGACGGCCTCACGGCCTTCCAGTCCTGGCTCGAGTCGCGGCCCAGCCCGCGCCGCCAGCGACCCTGA
- a CDS encoding cob(I)yrinic acid a,c-diamide adenosyltransferase — MAVHLTRIYTRTGDDGTTGLGDFSRVTKSDARLRAYADCDEANAALGLAVTVGEPEPELRAVLLRIQNELFDVGADLSNPVVDDPEYPPLRVTGDYIDRLEGWCDEYNDGLPKLDSFVLPGGTPLAAYLHLARTVVRRAERAAWEAVREHGDSVSVLPAKYLNRLSDLLFILSRVANPGGDVLWKPGGER; from the coding sequence ATGGCTGTCCACCTGACCCGCATCTACACCCGGACCGGCGACGACGGGACGACCGGCCTCGGCGACTTCTCGCGCGTGACGAAGTCGGACGCGCGGCTGCGGGCCTACGCGGACTGCGACGAGGCGAACGCCGCCCTGGGGCTCGCGGTCACCGTCGGCGAACCCGAGCCCGAACTGCGCGCCGTCCTGCTCCGGATCCAGAACGAGCTCTTCGACGTCGGCGCCGATCTCTCGAACCCCGTCGTCGACGATCCCGAGTACCCGCCGCTACGCGTGACCGGGGACTACATCGACCGACTCGAGGGCTGGTGCGACGAGTACAACGACGGCCTGCCGAAGCTCGATTCGTTCGTCCTTCCGGGCGGCACTCCCCTGGCGGCGTACCTGCACCTGGCGCGCACCGTCGTGCGGCGGGCCGAGCGTGCGGCATGGGAGGCGGTGCGCGAGCACGGGGACTCGGTGTCCGTGCTGCCTGCGAAGTACCTCAACCGGCTCTCGGACTTGTTGTTCATCCTGTCGCGAGTGGCCAATCCCGGAGGCGACGTGCTCTGGAAGCCGGGCGGCGAGCGCTGA